A genomic region of Dreissena polymorpha isolate Duluth1 chromosome 4, UMN_Dpol_1.0, whole genome shotgun sequence contains the following coding sequences:
- the LOC127876889 gene encoding uncharacterized protein LOC127876889, protein MTVSIEMTIMMVMTEVTMTMLIVHLLYDDDIHDAIVEYYIYMYYDYKEDDKDYDGDEDDRDYDGDEEDRDEDGDEDDRDDDGDEDDRDQDEDEYERDYDAAVDKRDEDGDEDDRDEDVDEDD, encoded by the coding sequence ATGACGGTGTCGATAGAGATGACCATCATGATGGTGATGACAGAGGTGACGATGACAATGTTGATAGTTCATTTGTTGTATGACGATGATATACATGACGCTATTGttgaatattatatatacatgtattacgaTTATAAAGAAGATGATAAAGATTACGATGGTGATGAAGACGATAGAGATTACGATGGTGATGAAGAAGATAGAGATGAGGATGGTGATGAAGACGATAgagatgacgatggtgatgaagatgatagagatcAGGATGAAGATGAATATGAAAGAGATTATGATGCTGCTGTAGATAAAAGAGATGAggatggtgatgaagatgatagagatgagGATGTTGATGAAGATGATTAA